The genomic stretch CCGCGGCGGCGCGATAGATCGTGGTCGTCGCGGCCGGGTACTCGGCGCTGGCCTGCACCCACAGCACGGCATTGAGGTTGTCGTCGGCCGGCGTCGCCGGCTTCGCGGCCGCGGCAGGCGTGGCCGCGGGAGCGGGCGCGTCGGGCGCGAGCGTGTCGGCGCGCTTGCAGGCGCCCAGCGCGAGCGCGCAGGCGAGGACGGACAGGGTGAGGGCGCGAGGCGACATGGCGATGGCACTTCCGAAAGGACGCGCGATTCTAGCCGAGCCATGCTGCGCTGCCGTTTCACGGACGGGCGGTTCGCCTCACGCGCGCGCGATCTGCAACGACACCTGCTTGCGTCCCTCGGCCACCCATTGCGAACCGACTTCCGCAAAGCCGAATGCCGCGTGGAAACGGCGCGAGGCTTCGTTCGGCGGGACTGTGTAGAACTCGCATGTCACGGTGTCCACGCTGGAGGCGCGCGCGAACTCGAACAGGTCGCGATACAGCAGCGGCCCGAGCTTGCGACCCTGGTGCGTGCCGGCCACGACGATCCGGTCGACATAGAGGAAGTGCGGATACCGCTGCGCGAACCAGACGTAGTTGGGGCTGTCGTACGCGACGCCTTCGCGGAAGGCGAGCAGGAACGCGACGACCTCGTCGCCCTCGCAGGCGACACGGTGATAAGCGGCCATCGCGTCGAGTTCCTGCAGCCGCGCCGCATCCATCGGGCTGAGCATCTCCTCGGACTCGAGATTCAGCGCAAGGATGCGCGTGTGATCGACCGCGGTCGCAGGGCGGATCGTGAAGCTCATGCGCCGGCCTCGTACAGCTCGATCGGCAGGTCGTCCGGATCGGCGAAGAAGGTGAAGCGCCGGCCGGTGTATTCGTCGACGCGGACCGGTTCGACCGCCACGCCGTGCGATTCCAGTTCCGCCGCGCTCGCCGCGACGTCGGCGACTTCGAAGGCGAGATGCCGCAGGCCGCAGGCTTCCGGCCGCGACGTACGCGGTGGCGGCGAGGGGAACGAGAACAGTTCGATCTGCGTGCCGTCCGGGAGCGCGAGATCGAGCTTCCAGGAATCGCGCGCCTCGCGATACGCCTCGGCGACGACGCGCAGGCCGAGCACGCGCGTGTAGAAATCCTTCGACCGCGCGTAGTCGGAGGCGATGATCGCGACGTGGTGGATGCGCGTGAGGTTCATGCGTGCACGCGCCGTCCTATTCGCCCAGCAAGGCCTTGATCGCCGCGAACCCCGCGGCCGCACGTTCCTGCTTGCGCGCCGCGTCCGCCACCGGGTCCGCGCCGTCGCGCTGGATTTCCGCCGCCGGCAGCTCGTCGTAGAAACGGCTCGGCTTCAGGCGGATCTTGTCGCCCCACTTGGACGCCTCGCGCGAATGCGACAGCCACAGCTGTTCCTTCGCGCGCGTGATGCCCACATACAGCAGTCGGCGTTCTTCCTCGAGCGAGCCTTCTTCCAGCGCCATTTCGTGCGGCAGCGTGCCGTCTTCCATGCCGACGATGAACACGTAGCG from Lysobacter auxotrophicus encodes the following:
- a CDS encoding GNAT family N-acetyltransferase, whose product is MSFTIRPATAVDHTRILALNLESEEMLSPMDAARLQELDAMAAYHRVACEGDEVVAFLLAFREGVAYDSPNYVWFAQRYPHFLYVDRIVVAGTHQGRKLGPLLYRDLFEFARASSVDTVTCEFYTVPPNEASRRFHAAFGFAEVGSQWVAEGRKQVSLQIARA
- the gloA2 gene encoding SMU1112c/YaeR family gloxylase I-like metalloprotein; translated protein: MNLTRIHHVAIIASDYARSKDFYTRVLGLRVVAEAYREARDSWKLDLALPDGTQIELFSFPSPPPRTSRPEACGLRHLAFEVADVAASAAELESHGVAVEPVRVDEYTGRRFTFFADPDDLPIELYEAGA